Proteins from one Porites lutea chromosome 3, jaPorLute2.1, whole genome shotgun sequence genomic window:
- the LOC140930098 gene encoding homeobox protein Dlx6a-like, with product MLESYFHWKWKSLKSRDQMNLNFQAEYFEPPAACKSAFMELPSPPGTHSYSSYNSVPPNYNPYTAAMRYYHHSPTSQEYSHPCNARNSFPMAPVLSHHPLSHHPYLSPPLTAFGAHHESPLDELKGTCDEPRLNGKGKKIRKPRTIYSSFQLRELTKRFNKTQYLALPERAELAAYLGLTQTQVKIWFQNRRSKFKRNGSKGNEELNTSDGQIKTDSRPGSASESPNDVWSSEEQSTSTGNRDSDTPNGIAILSSSKPAIPAQSLSQWCLASAIKSPFLTERCNRM from the exons ATGTTAGAAAGTTATTTTCACTGGAAGTGGAAATCTCTCAAAAGC CGCGACCAAATGAACCTCAACTTCCAAGCCGAGTACTTCGAGCCGCCAGCAGCCTGCAAATCCGCCTTCATGGAGTTGCCTTCACCACCGGGCACGCATAGTTACTCCAGCTACAACTCTGTGCCGCCAAATTACAACCCTTACACGGCGGCCATGAGGTATTACCATCACTCTCCAACAAGCCAGGAGTACTCACATCCGTGCAACGCCCGAAACTCCTTTCCGATGGCACCGGTTTTAAGCCATCATCCACTTTCACATCATCCCTACTTATCGCCACCGTTAACAGCATTTGGGGCTCATCACGAGTCACCTCTCGACG AATTGAAAGGAACATGTGACGAACCAAGGTTAAACGGAAAAGGGAAAAAGATTCGAAAGCCGCGAACAATCTACTCAAGTTTCCAGCTTCGAGAATTAACAAAACGTTTTAACAAGACCCAATATCTTGCTCTTCCTGAGCGGGCTGAGTTGGCCGCCTATCTTGGTCTGACACAAACCCAAGTGAAAATCTGGTTCCAGAACAGACGTTCAAAGTTTAAGAGGAATGGTAGTAAGGGAAATGAGGAACTCAACACAAGTGATGGGCAAATTAAAACTGATAGCAGGCCAGGGTCTGCTTCGGAGTCACCTAACGACGTTTGGTCAAGCGAGGAACAATCAACAAGCACAGGAAATCGCGATTCAGATACACCAAACGGTATTGCCATATTGAGCAGTAGCAAGCCAGCGATTCCAGCACAGAGCTTAAGCCAGTGGTGTTTAGCAAGTGCAATTAAGTCTCCATTCCTTACAGAGCGTTGTAATAGAATGTGA
- the LOC140930026 gene encoding homeobox protein MSX-2-like — protein sequence MEEKQRPVAAKCGSFSIEEILSTSSYDAANVNCYQLSSLEIGSAESEASSVIHKGQGTVNIDKKRRFVQGSSSQAQKNGSDRQPAPDVKKRPRTAFTNEQIKVLESEFQKSKYLSVVRRMELSKSLSLTETQIKIWFQNRRTKWKRKLASETEYVLAAQGYLVPSHPVYQRPKYYFNNSMAQSSFIQPASPFTVYHRPEYAASPPRHSIGGYSTLRPEMFSIYPP from the exons ATGGAAGAAAAACAGCGTCCAGTTGCAGCCAAATGTGGTAGCTTTTCAATCGAAGAAATCCTGAGTACAAGCTCATATGATGCCGCGAACGTTAATTGTTATCAGCTCTCATCCCTGGAAATTGGTTCTGCCGAAAGTGAAGCAAGTTCTGTTATACACAAAGGCCAGGGAACGGTGAACATAGACAAGAAGAGACGTTTTGTACaag GATCTTCTTCCCAAGCACAAAAAAATGGCAGCGATCGACAACCAGCCCCAGACGTAAAGAAGCGGCCAAGAACTGCTTTCACAAATGAACAAATCAAAGTTCTGGAAAGTGAATTCCAGAAGAGCAAGTATCTTAGTGTTGTGCGCAGAATGGAGCTTTCAAAGTCGCTCAGTCTAACAGAAACACAGATTAAAATATGGTTTCAAAACCGTCGTACCAAATGGAAACGCAAACTTGCCTCAGAAACGGAATACGTTCTTGCAGCACAGGGATACTTGGTCCCTTCACACCCAGTTTACCAAAGGCCTAAGTACTACTTTAACAACTCAATGGCTCAATCCAGCTTTATTCAGCCGGCGTCACCCTTTACCGTCTATCACCGACCAGAATATGCCGCTTCTCCACCCCGCCATTCTATTGGAGGTTATTCGACGCTGAGGCCTGAAATGTTCAGCATTTATCCACCTTAA